The Paenibacillus sp. FSL R7-0204 genome includes a region encoding these proteins:
- a CDS encoding PadR family transcriptional regulator encodes MQIKVSGKPMPMKLLILGILLERDMHPYEITLVMKERSMDQVIKLQTGSLYYAVDKLAAGGHIEAVEIIHSPDRPDKTIYRITDKGKELMEQLILQQIKKSDPPYHPLYMALALARHIDQDKVAKLLEERIREAEHQVNYAYQVYEEHISIVPRSVLHMMYGRYEHSQTELKWLKRLYEDVAVRKMNDIGGPIIPD; translated from the coding sequence GTGCAAATCAAGGTCAGCGGTAAGCCCATGCCGATGAAGCTGCTGATTCTGGGAATTCTGCTGGAGCGGGATATGCATCCCTACGAGATCACCCTTGTTATGAAGGAACGCTCCATGGATCAAGTCATCAAGCTGCAGACCGGTTCCTTATATTATGCCGTTGACAAGCTGGCCGCAGGCGGCCATATCGAGGCGGTGGAGATCATTCACAGCCCGGACCGGCCGGATAAGACCATCTACCGCATTACGGATAAAGGCAAAGAATTGATGGAGCAGCTCATTCTCCAGCAGATTAAGAAAAGTGATCCGCCCTATCATCCGCTGTACATGGCCCTGGCCCTAGCGCGTCATATCGACCAGGACAAGGTGGCGAAGCTGCTGGAGGAACGCATCCGGGAGGCGGAGCATCAAGTGAATTATGCCTATCAAGTATACGAGGAGCATATCTCCATCGTGCCCCGCTCGGTGCTGCATATGATGTACGGCAGATATGAACATAGCCAGACCGAGCTGAAATGGCTGAAGCGCCTGTATGAGGATGTTGCCGTACGCAAAATGAATGATATCGGCGGACCCATTATCCCAGACTAA